Proteins encoded by one window of Mesorhizobium sp. INR15:
- a CDS encoding Rrf2 family transcriptional regulator — MKRNSRLSSTLHILVHMAEKQEQALTSEQLATFIHTNPVVVRRTIAGLRDAGIVTSSRGHGGGWLLGRAPENISLAEISAALGESLLPFSTKPESPGCLVEQAVIAVLDDFRIEAERLMAEKLSHITLADLTADFRRRYDLIGVSSHAV, encoded by the coding sequence ATGAAACGCAACAGCCGACTTTCCTCAACACTGCACATTCTGGTCCACATGGCCGAGAAGCAGGAACAGGCGCTGACCTCCGAGCAGCTTGCCACTTTCATCCACACCAATCCGGTCGTGGTCCGCCGCACCATCGCCGGGCTGCGCGATGCCGGCATCGTCACCTCGTCGCGCGGGCACGGCGGCGGCTGGCTGCTCGGCCGTGCACCGGAAAACATATCCCTGGCCGAGATCAGCGCGGCGCTTGGCGAGAGCCTGCTGCCGTTCAGCACCAAGCCGGAGAGCCCCGGCTGCCTGGTCGAACAAGCGGTGATCGCGGTGCTCGACGATTTTCGCATCGAAGCCGAGAGGCTGATGGCGGAAAAGCTCAGCCACATCACGCTGGCCGACCTGACCGCTGATTTCCGCCGCCGCTATGACCTGATTGGAGTATCCAGCCATGCAGTATGA
- a CDS encoding DeoR/GlpR family DNA-binding transcription regulator produces MNHSKRHGEILRLLQEEGTVTIASLADRLGVSLETVRRDVKPLTSDGSILKMHGAIGLPSMVGEAPFERRMRDNADAKRVIARMVAATIRDGESIMLDTGTTTSFLARELLGHRRLTVVTNSSDIARTLATVNGNKVYMAGGELRSDSGAAFGASAIDFVSRFSVSHAVISTGAVDAVMGVMDYDLEEAEFARMVLSRGQRSLVITDHSKFGRQGLVQVCGFDGFSELATDRPPTRDIAAALAQAGTRLSIAGGETGF; encoded by the coding sequence ATGAACCACTCGAAACGGCATGGCGAAATCCTGCGCCTCCTGCAGGAGGAGGGCACCGTCACCATCGCGAGCCTTGCCGACCGGCTGGGCGTCTCGCTGGAGACGGTCCGCCGCGACGTCAAGCCGCTCACCAGCGATGGGTCGATCCTGAAAATGCATGGCGCCATCGGCCTGCCGTCGATGGTCGGGGAAGCGCCGTTCGAGCGGCGCATGCGCGACAATGCCGATGCCAAGCGCGTCATTGCCCGCATGGTCGCCGCCACGATCCGCGATGGCGAATCGATCATGCTCGACACCGGCACGACGACCTCGTTTCTTGCCCGCGAATTGCTCGGCCATCGTCGGCTGACGGTGGTTACCAATTCGTCCGACATCGCGCGCACGCTGGCCACCGTCAACGGCAACAAGGTCTACATGGCCGGCGGCGAGCTACGCAGCGATTCAGGGGCTGCCTTCGGCGCCTCGGCGATCGACTTCGTCAGCCGCTTTTCGGTCAGCCACGCGGTGATCTCCACCGGCGCGGTCGACGCCGTCATGGGCGTGATGGACTACGATCTGGAAGAGGCGGAATTTGCCCGCATGGTGCTGTCGCGCGGCCAGCGTTCCCTCGTCATCACCGACCACAGCAAATTCGGCCGCCAGGGCCTGGTCCAGGTCTGCGGTTTCGATGGTTTTTCCGAGCTCGCCACCGATAGGCCACCGACGCGCGACATCGCCGCCGCGCTGGCGCAGGCCGGCACGCGGCTCAGCATCGCCGGCGGTGAAACCGGGTTCTGA
- a CDS encoding FAD-dependent oxidoreductase, with the protein MTLPTQAGIVVIGGGIIGCSTAYHLARDHKADVILLEQGKLTSGSTWHAAGLVGQLRSSASITRVLKYSVDLYKGLEAETGLATGWKMTGCLRLATNADRWTEYKRLATTAKSFGMDMQLLLPAEVKTMWPLMETSDLVGASWLPTDGQASPSDITQSLAKGARMHGAKLFEDVRVTGFEMKDGRITVVKTSKGDIACDKVVNCAGQWARQVGAMAGINVPLQPVKHQYIITEKIDGLSTDAPTIRDPDRRTYFKEEVGGLVMGGYEPNPQAWATNLPGGDVPNDWEFRLFDDDYDHFEQHMSQAIARVPALETVGVKQMINGPESFTPDGNFILGVAPECANMFVGAGFNAFGIASGGGAGWVLAQWVVDGEAPLDLWVVDIRRFSNLHRDRQWVCDRTLEAYGKHYTIGFPHEEYTSGRPRIVSPLYDRLKKYQAVFGSKLGWERPNWFAPEGVEPKDVYSMGRQNWFAAVGDEHRHVREKVGIFDQSSFAKYELSGADALKALDWICANDVNKPVGRLTYTQLLNTRGGIEADLTVARLGDDKFYIVTGTGFRTHDLSWFSDHIGDGLDAPLKDVTEDFGTLSLMGPRARDVLAEVTGADVSNTGFPFGHAREIAIASHTVRALRVTYVGELGWELHVPITATGEIFDVLMAAGEKHGIRPVGYRALESLRLEKGYRAWGSDITPNDTPQEAGLGWAVKLRKNTDFVGMRALEKVSGMALKKRFAGFTVDDSEIVLVGRETILRNGEPVGYLTSGGYGYTLGKNIGYGYVRNADGVSDDFLNSGDYELVVAMERTPARIHLEPLYDPSMSKIKA; encoded by the coding sequence ATGACATTGCCAACGCAGGCCGGGATCGTCGTCATTGGCGGCGGCATCATCGGCTGTTCGACAGCCTACCATCTGGCGCGCGACCACAAGGCCGACGTCATCCTGCTCGAACAGGGCAAACTGACATCGGGTTCGACCTGGCATGCCGCAGGCCTGGTCGGTCAGTTGCGTTCATCGGCCTCGATCACCCGCGTGCTCAAATATTCGGTCGATCTCTACAAGGGGCTCGAGGCTGAGACCGGTCTTGCCACAGGCTGGAAGATGACCGGCTGCCTGCGGCTCGCGACCAATGCCGACCGCTGGACCGAGTACAAAAGGCTGGCGACGACCGCCAAGAGCTTCGGCATGGACATGCAGTTGCTGTTGCCCGCCGAAGTGAAGACCATGTGGCCGCTGATGGAGACCAGCGATCTCGTCGGCGCCTCCTGGCTGCCGACCGACGGGCAGGCCAGCCCCTCCGACATCACGCAGTCGCTGGCCAAGGGCGCCCGCATGCACGGCGCCAAGCTGTTCGAGGATGTCCGCGTCACCGGCTTCGAGATGAAGGACGGGCGCATCACCGTGGTGAAGACCAGCAAGGGCGACATTGCCTGCGACAAGGTGGTGAACTGCGCCGGACAATGGGCACGGCAGGTCGGCGCCATGGCCGGCATCAACGTCCCGCTGCAGCCGGTAAAGCATCAATACATCATCACCGAGAAGATCGACGGCCTGTCGACCGATGCGCCGACCATCCGTGACCCCGACCGCCGCACTTATTTCAAGGAAGAGGTCGGCGGACTGGTGATGGGCGGCTATGAGCCGAACCCGCAGGCATGGGCAACCAATCTTCCTGGCGGCGACGTGCCGAACGACTGGGAGTTCCGGCTGTTCGACGACGACTACGATCATTTCGAACAGCATATGAGCCAGGCGATCGCGCGGGTTCCTGCGCTCGAAACCGTCGGTGTCAAGCAGATGATCAACGGACCGGAGAGCTTTACGCCGGACGGCAATTTCATCCTTGGCGTGGCACCGGAATGCGCCAACATGTTCGTCGGTGCAGGCTTCAATGCCTTCGGCATCGCGTCGGGCGGCGGCGCCGGCTGGGTGCTGGCGCAATGGGTGGTCGATGGCGAAGCACCGCTCGACCTCTGGGTGGTCGACATCAGGCGTTTTTCCAACCTGCACCGCGACAGGCAATGGGTATGCGACCGCACACTGGAAGCCTACGGCAAACACTACACGATCGGCTTCCCGCACGAGGAATATACGAGCGGCCGGCCGCGCATCGTTTCGCCTTTGTACGACCGGCTGAAGAAATACCAAGCCGTGTTCGGCTCCAAGCTCGGATGGGAGCGGCCCAACTGGTTCGCACCAGAAGGCGTCGAACCCAAGGACGTCTATTCGATGGGGCGGCAGAACTGGTTCGCGGCTGTCGGCGACGAGCACCGGCATGTGCGCGAAAAGGTCGGCATTTTCGACCAGTCGTCCTTCGCCAAATATGAGCTGAGCGGCGCGGACGCCTTGAAGGCGCTGGACTGGATTTGCGCCAACGATGTCAACAAACCCGTTGGCCGGCTGACCTACACCCAGCTTCTCAACACACGCGGCGGCATCGAAGCCGACTTGACGGTGGCGCGGCTGGGCGACGACAAATTCTACATCGTTACCGGCACGGGTTTCCGCACCCATGATCTGTCCTGGTTCAGCGACCACATCGGTGACGGCCTCGATGCCCCCCTCAAGGATGTCACCGAGGATTTCGGTACGCTGTCGTTGATGGGGCCGCGCGCACGCGATGTGCTGGCTGAGGTGACCGGCGCGGATGTATCCAACACCGGCTTCCCGTTCGGCCACGCACGCGAAATCGCCATCGCAAGCCACACGGTGCGGGCACTTCGCGTCACCTATGTCGGCGAGCTTGGCTGGGAACTGCATGTGCCGATCACGGCCACCGGCGAAATCTTCGACGTCTTGATGGCAGCGGGCGAAAAGCACGGCATCCGCCCCGTCGGCTACCGGGCGCTGGAATCGCTGCGGCTGGAGAAAGGCTATCGCGCCTGGGGTTCTGACATCACGCCCAATGACACACCGCAGGAGGCAGGCCTGGGCTGGGCGGTCAAGCTGCGCAAGAACACCGATTTCGTTGGCATGCGCGCGCTTGAGAAGGTCAGCGGCATGGCGCTGAAGAAACGCTTTGCCGGCTTCACTGTCGATGACTCCGAAATTGTACTGGTCGGGCGCGAGACAATCCTGCGCAATGGTGAACCGGTCGGCTATCTCACCAGCGGCGGCTATGGCTACACGCTGGGCAAGAACATCGGCTACGGCTACGTTCGCAATGCTGACGGGGTGAGCGACGATTTTCTCAACTCCGGCGATTACGAACTGGTTGTGGCGATGGAAAGGACGCCGGCAAGAATCCACCTTGAGCCGCTATACGACCCATCCATGAGCAAGATCAAAGCGTGA
- a CDS encoding phosphotransferase family protein has product MTAEDRIRALPCWAGSIDIEPLTGGLSNANYLVKDAAGRHVVRFGKDYPFHHVFRDRELMTARAAHAAGFAPAVRYAEPGIMVTEFLGAKTYTAENVRANIGRVAALMRGFHREMPNHVSGPGFMFWVFHVIRDYARTLDGSRMASELPRYLALADELERAQALLPIVFGHNDLLPANLLDDGDKLWLIDFEYAGFNTAMFDLAGVASNAGMSEDESNKLLTAYLSRAPDEKILRSHAAMQCASLLREAMWSMVSELHLDAPGADYVAYTAENLSRLDVALDSYRTKYGKKS; this is encoded by the coding sequence GTGACCGCAGAAGACCGCATCCGTGCCCTGCCCTGTTGGGCGGGCAGTATCGATATCGAGCCGCTTACGGGTGGATTGAGCAACGCCAACTATCTGGTCAAGGACGCCGCCGGACGACATGTGGTGCGCTTCGGCAAGGACTATCCATTCCACCATGTCTTCCGCGACCGCGAGCTGATGACCGCGCGGGCGGCGCATGCCGCGGGTTTCGCGCCGGCCGTCCGTTATGCCGAGCCAGGGATTATGGTAACGGAATTTCTCGGCGCCAAAACCTATACCGCCGAAAACGTACGCGCCAACATCGGCCGTGTCGCCGCGCTGATGCGCGGCTTTCACCGCGAAATGCCCAACCACGTCTCCGGTCCCGGATTCATGTTCTGGGTCTTCCATGTCATCCGCGACTATGCCCGCACGCTTGACGGCAGCCGCATGGCCAGTGAGTTGCCGCGCTATCTCGCGCTTGCCGATGAGTTGGAGCGTGCACAGGCGCTGCTGCCGATCGTCTTCGGCCACAATGATCTGTTGCCGGCCAACCTGCTCGACGACGGCGACAAGCTGTGGCTGATCGATTTCGAATATGCCGGCTTCAACACCGCGATGTTCGATCTTGCCGGTGTCGCCTCCAATGCGGGTATGTCCGAGGACGAATCGAACAAGCTGCTGACCGCCTATCTCAGCCGCGCCCCCGACGAGAAGATCCTTCGCTCGCATGCCGCCATGCAATGCGCCTCGCTGTTGCGCGAGGCGATGTGGAGCATGGTTTCGGAACTGCATCTCGATGCGCCGGGCGCCGACTATGTCGCCTACACGGCTGAGAACCTGTCGCGGCTGGACGTCGCGCTGGACAGCTACAGAACGAAATACGGGAAAAAATCATGA
- a CDS encoding sensor histidine kinase KdpD, with protein MTLRRPRSLKWSLVLRIALLQCAMLTLIIVGIIAALLATGLIPHDYEDGTMDVLADAVARDAKGVLVLNETPDLEMLRAGVPDLWYIIRDKQGHRLQEGTVPAAFQPFVGLLDTIADARIDHDIGQAAPPDGKIRWTDTAAGNVQIMSGTKGGLSLLRIVSQAPLFFLQGILPLAGLMGLATLFATPWVVRGALSGLGHAAEEAKRIDIDKRGVQLPLKDVPLEVTPLVKAVNAALARLDRGYERHKRFLTDAAHELRTPVAILNTRLASLPATPERARLLQDAARLSTLTDQLLDLQRLDRQAVLFEPIDLVAIAHSVIVDLAPMAFSAGYEMSFEPERETLIANGDRTAIERAVTNLVQNAIEHGGQTGKITVKVIAPAIIEVHDEGGGVPPAERERIFEPFYRLRPQDHGAGLGLNLVQEIMQLHGGRIEILEGEPTGTCFRMTFPPAAMPA; from the coding sequence ATGACCCTAAGACGCCCGCGATCGTTGAAATGGAGCCTGGTGCTGCGCATCGCCCTGCTGCAATGCGCAATGCTGACGCTGATTATTGTCGGTATTATCGCTGCCTTGCTGGCCACGGGTCTTATCCCGCATGACTATGAAGACGGTACGATGGACGTGCTGGCCGACGCCGTGGCGCGCGACGCGAAAGGCGTGCTTGTCCTCAACGAAACGCCTGACCTCGAGATGCTACGCGCTGGCGTTCCCGATCTCTGGTACATCATCCGCGACAAGCAGGGACACCGGCTTCAGGAAGGTACGGTGCCAGCGGCGTTCCAACCTTTTGTCGGGCTGCTGGACACTATCGCCGACGCCCGCATCGATCACGATATCGGCCAGGCCGCGCCGCCGGATGGAAAGATCCGCTGGACCGACACGGCCGCGGGCAATGTCCAGATAATGAGCGGCACCAAGGGTGGGCTTTCGCTGCTGCGGATTGTGTCGCAGGCGCCGCTGTTTTTCCTGCAAGGCATACTGCCGCTCGCCGGGCTGATGGGACTGGCCACGCTGTTCGCCACCCCTTGGGTCGTGCGCGGCGCGCTCTCCGGTCTCGGGCATGCGGCGGAGGAGGCCAAACGCATCGATATCGACAAGCGCGGCGTGCAACTGCCGTTGAAAGACGTGCCGCTGGAAGTCACCCCGTTGGTCAAGGCGGTGAATGCCGCCCTTGCGCGCCTCGACAGGGGCTATGAGCGCCACAAGCGCTTCCTGACCGACGCCGCGCACGAGTTGCGAACACCTGTCGCCATCCTCAACACGCGCCTCGCCTCGCTGCCGGCGACACCGGAGCGGGCACGGCTGCTGCAGGATGCCGCCCGGCTGTCGACGCTGACCGATCAGCTTCTCGACCTGCAGCGCCTCGACCGGCAGGCCGTGCTGTTCGAACCGATCGACCTGGTAGCGATCGCTCACAGCGTTATTGTCGATCTCGCGCCGATGGCGTTTTCAGCCGGCTACGAGATGTCCTTCGAACCGGAAAGAGAGACGCTGATCGCTAACGGCGACCGGACAGCGATCGAGCGCGCCGTGACCAACCTCGTCCAGAACGCCATCGAGCACGGCGGCCAGACCGGCAAGATCACGGTCAAGGTGATCGCGCCTGCCATCATCGAGGTTCATGACGAAGGCGGGGGTGTTCCGCCAGCCGAGCGGGAGCGTATCTTCGAGCCTTTCTACCGCCTGCGCCCGCAGGATCACGGAGCCGGGCTCGGCCTCAATCTGGTGCAGGAGATCATGCAACTGCACGGCGGCCGCATCGAGATTCTCGAAGGCGAGCCAACGGGCACCTGCTTCCGCATGACTTTCCCACCGGCCGCCATGCCGGCTTAG
- a CDS encoding response regulator transcription factor: MRILLVEDEPEMVSALRAALKRHDMVVDHAGTLLEAEDFVGADSYDAILLDRQLPDGDGLTLVPKLRAKKNVTPVLVLTARGDTSDKVDGLDMGADDYLAKPFAFEELLARLRALLRRPAPMQPQFIRSGHLVLDVGHREASIRGEPISLPRRELLVLEALMRRMGRMVQRSTLMEAVFGLDDEIQSNALDTHVSRLRRKLTDADSGVTINGIRGVGYLLRETA, translated from the coding sequence ATGCGGATCTTGCTGGTCGAAGACGAGCCTGAAATGGTTTCCGCCCTGCGTGCCGCGTTGAAGCGGCATGACATGGTTGTCGACCATGCCGGCACCCTGCTTGAGGCAGAGGACTTCGTTGGTGCCGACAGCTATGACGCCATCCTGCTCGACCGCCAGTTGCCGGATGGCGACGGACTGACGCTGGTGCCCAAACTGCGCGCCAAGAAGAACGTTACGCCGGTGCTGGTGCTGACGGCGAGAGGCGACACCTCGGACAAGGTGGACGGGCTGGACATGGGCGCGGATGACTACCTGGCGAAGCCCTTCGCCTTCGAGGAACTGCTGGCCCGCTTGCGCGCTCTGCTCAGGCGTCCGGCGCCGATGCAGCCGCAATTCATCCGCTCCGGCCATCTGGTCCTCGATGTCGGGCATCGCGAGGCATCGATCCGCGGCGAGCCAATCAGCCTGCCGCGCCGCGAACTCCTGGTGCTGGAGGCGCTGATGCGACGGATGGGCCGCATGGTGCAGCGTTCGACGCTGATGGAAGCGGTGTTCGGCCTCGATGACGAAATCCAGTCGAACGCGCTCGACACCCATGTCTCGCGCCTGCGCCGCAAGCTGACCGACGCCGACAGCGGCGTGACGATCAATGGTATCCGTGGCGTCGGCTATCTCCTGCGCGAGACCGCATGA
- a CDS encoding LysR substrate-binding domain-containing protein has translation MAFTIRQLQFFIAVAEQGTVSRAAQNLSISQSSVTEAIKELESDLGVELFERHPRGLNITHKGHQFLRHATKILADVSDARRAFSGEQVVTGGRLQLGVTSLVAGYVLSDLLARYRRAYPGVEVSAIEDNGDYLEHLLIGGKLDIAVMVTSNLRDRTALQSEILEVSAYRLWLPLGHSLAGADIIGIGDIAGEPLIMLTVDEIEENTGKLLTAIGAKPHVAFRTRSVEAVRSLVATGAGVALLPDLVYRPWSLEGDRIESRDVSGSLPVVQVGMVWRRGSGLPQAARDFIGLAQSQRTVRQRP, from the coding sequence ATGGCCTTCACCATTCGCCAGCTGCAGTTCTTCATCGCGGTCGCCGAGCAAGGCACGGTGTCGCGTGCGGCGCAGAACCTCTCCATCTCGCAGTCCTCCGTCACCGAAGCGATCAAGGAGCTCGAGAGCGACCTCGGCGTCGAGCTGTTCGAACGCCATCCTCGCGGCCTGAACATCACTCACAAGGGTCATCAGTTCCTCCGCCACGCCACCAAGATCCTCGCCGACGTTTCCGACGCGCGCCGCGCCTTCTCCGGCGAGCAGGTGGTGACCGGAGGCCGGCTGCAACTCGGCGTCACCTCACTGGTCGCCGGTTATGTCCTGTCGGACCTTCTTGCCCGCTACCGCCGCGCCTATCCAGGCGTCGAGGTCTCGGCCATCGAGGACAATGGCGACTATCTCGAACACTTGTTGATTGGCGGCAAGCTCGACATCGCCGTCATGGTCACCTCGAACCTGCGCGACCGCACCGCGCTGCAGTCGGAAATCCTTGAAGTCTCGGCCTACCGCCTCTGGCTGCCGCTTGGCCATTCGCTGGCCGGCGCCGATATTATCGGCATTGGCGATATCGCCGGCGAGCCGCTGATCATGCTGACCGTCGACGAGATCGAGGAGAATACCGGCAAGCTGCTGACGGCGATCGGCGCCAAGCCGCATGTAGCCTTCCGCACCCGCTCGGTCGAAGCGGTGCGCAGCCTGGTGGCCACCGGCGCCGGCGTGGCGCTGCTGCCGGATCTTGTCTACCGGCCGTGGTCGCTGGAAGGCGACCGCATCGAATCGCGCGATGTTTCGGGCTCCTTGCCGGTGGTGCAGGTCGGCATGGTCTGGAGGCGCGGATCCGGCTTGCCGCAGGCGGCGCGCGACTTCATCGGCCTTGCCCAGTCGCAGCGAACGGTCCGTCAGCGTCCTTGA
- a CDS encoding NAD(P)/FAD-dependent oxidoreductase: MQYDLAVVGGSFAGLSAAVQAARARRNVLVIDAGQPRNRFAEHSHGFLGQDGRSPGAILEEARKQLLAYPTARVVNARADKATAAGEGFEVTTDSGETFGAARLVLATGVRDILPEVPGLAELWGRSVLHCPYCHGYEVSGGPLGVLATGPLSLHQAQLIADWGDVTLFGNGQLEPDPEQMLALQKHNIRFEPTGVAELAKDATDGLIVRLDDGRNIGVRAMFTAPRNTMASPLAEQLGCGFTEGFLGPVITVDDRQQTTVPGVYAAGDAARAMHNIAFAVSGGTFAGVCAHQSLVFG, encoded by the coding sequence ATGCAGTATGATCTTGCTGTCGTGGGCGGCAGCTTTGCCGGCTTGTCCGCCGCCGTCCAGGCGGCGCGTGCACGGCGCAATGTGCTGGTGATCGACGCCGGCCAGCCGCGCAACCGGTTCGCCGAACATTCGCACGGCTTCCTTGGCCAGGATGGGCGCTCTCCCGGCGCAATTCTCGAGGAAGCCCGCAAACAGTTGCTGGCCTATCCAACAGCCAGGGTTGTCAACGCGCGCGCGGACAAGGCGACCGCCGCCGGCGAGGGTTTCGAAGTCACCACCGACAGTGGCGAGACATTCGGCGCCGCGCGGCTGGTGCTCGCAACCGGTGTACGCGACATCCTGCCGGAAGTGCCCGGGCTGGCCGAGCTGTGGGGGAGGAGTGTTCTGCACTGCCCCTATTGCCACGGCTACGAGGTTTCCGGCGGACCGCTCGGCGTGCTCGCAACCGGCCCGTTGTCCTTGCATCAGGCGCAACTGATCGCCGATTGGGGCGACGTCACGCTTTTCGGCAACGGCCAACTTGAGCCTGACCCGGAACAGATGCTGGCCCTGCAAAAGCACAATATCCGCTTTGAGCCCACCGGTGTGGCCGAACTGGCAAAGGACGCGACCGACGGATTGATTGTCCGCCTCGACGACGGCCGGAACATCGGCGTCAGGGCGATGTTCACCGCGCCGCGCAACACCATGGCCAGTCCGCTGGCCGAACAGCTCGGCTGCGGCTTCACCGAAGGCTTCCTCGGCCCTGTGATCACCGTCGACGACAGACAGCAGACAACCGTGCCTGGGGTTTATGCCGCCGGCGATGCCGCGCGCGCCATGCACAACATCGCTTTTGCCGTATCAGGTGGCACTTTCGCGGGCGTGTGCGCCCACCAATCGCTGGTGTTCGGCTAA
- a CDS encoding DedA family protein, which translates to MTGPLATILGLGLFGVFCLAFTEKILPVPPSHVMLLFLGMTAAPDGRTLAVLLLVTTLASTAGCLFWYTVGRRIGFDRADRLVERFGKYVWLRHATYQRLGHAYRRRHVRVSLLAQFIPTVRNYLPIAAGALYLPALPFAGATMVGAMVWNASFLSTGYLLHGSGQDSLTIGFRIIVIVVALETAFMAALRYGPEWRRRISLVFG; encoded by the coding sequence GTGACAGGCCCGCTGGCGACCATTCTCGGTCTCGGTCTGTTTGGCGTCTTTTGCCTCGCCTTCACCGAAAAGATCCTGCCGGTGCCGCCGTCGCACGTGATGCTGCTGTTCCTCGGAATGACCGCGGCGCCGGATGGCAGGACACTGGCGGTCCTGCTGCTGGTGACGACGCTTGCCTCCACCGCCGGCTGTCTGTTCTGGTACACGGTAGGCCGCCGGATTGGATTTGACCGAGCCGACAGGCTGGTCGAACGTTTCGGCAAATATGTCTGGCTGCGCCACGCAACCTACCAAAGGCTTGGCCACGCCTACCGCCGCCGTCATGTCAGGGTCTCGTTGCTGGCGCAGTTCATCCCCACGGTACGCAATTATCTGCCGATAGCCGCCGGCGCCCTGTATCTGCCCGCGCTGCCTTTCGCCGGCGCGACGATGGTCGGCGCCATGGTGTGGAATGCAAGCTTCCTGAGCACTGGCTATCTGCTGCACGGCAGCGGCCAGGATTCGCTGACGATAGGCTTCCGCATCATCGTCATTGTTGTTGCCCTTGAGACCGCATTCATGGCCGCCCTTCGCTACGGTCCGGAATGGCGGCGGCGCATCAGTCTGGTGTTCGGTTGA
- a CDS encoding class I SAM-dependent methyltransferase, producing the protein MPASDALSFLMAWTVAPFKIGSVTPSGSTLAAMMTRDIGPDTGPVLELGPGTGPFTRALVERGVREQDLTLIESDPDFVALLKRRFPAARIFEMDAVGLRHLPLYEGPMLGAAVSGLPFRLISPRQTLSILEGVFANLRPGGALYQFTLGGRCPFDQALLDRLDLEATRVGRTFRNFPPATVYRIARIKTVKIYDWRFA; encoded by the coding sequence ATGCCTGCAAGTGATGCCTTGTCTTTTCTCATGGCCTGGACCGTCGCGCCGTTCAAGATCGGCTCCGTTACGCCATCCGGTTCCACCCTGGCGGCGATGATGACGCGTGACATTGGTCCCGACACCGGGCCGGTGCTGGAGCTTGGCCCTGGCACCGGGCCATTTACCCGCGCCCTGGTGGAGCGCGGAGTGAGGGAGCAGGATTTGACGCTGATCGAATCCGATCCGGATTTTGTCGCCTTGCTCAAGCGCCGTTTCCCGGCGGCCCGTATCTTCGAGATGGATGCCGTCGGGCTGCGGCATCTGCCGCTTTACGAGGGGCCAATGCTCGGCGCCGCTGTCAGCGGCCTGCCTTTCCGGTTGATCTCGCCGCGCCAGACGCTCTCCATACTGGAAGGCGTCTTTGCCAACCTTCGCCCCGGCGGAGCGCTTTATCAGTTCACGCTTGGCGGCCGCTGCCCGTTCGACCAGGCCCTGCTTGACCGGCTGGACCTGGAAGCAACGCGGGTTGGCCGCACCTTTCGCAATTTTCCGCCAGCCACCGTCTATCGCATCGCCAGGATCAAGACCGTCAAGATCTACGACTGGCGTTTCGCGTGA